In one Ornithinimicrobium pratense genomic region, the following are encoded:
- a CDS encoding Z1 domain-containing protein produces MGSVQSGKTASMLGVSALALDHEVDILVVLAGTRISLWRQTYERLISQLDAGEGTGRDARRILRPVPEIALSDEQADLQSVYHMAPSPVRRRLTKRQPIIIVAMKQINHLHALARSLRTNVFDTVSELGRPFHMLVLDDEADDGSILDAVVEAGRDPARDDLKQIPRGIANLWEFTDSVPANLFATYIAYTATPQANLLQEDHNPLAPRDFLVSLRTPLDSGHVVDPSNPVGNVTAPRSSTYPEPLGMSAYYTGGEVFYHRSESAGLCSATTGNAEQDLGEAVRAFLVAGAVRLHRSRRLGPHSAIKSTFDTRDEAATATSPPHSMLYHPSASIQDHFRGAEDVLLWAGVADRGEARAMLESGRAGLPGSLVARMRSQEAQWEAWLEWYQSSARGIAGEFNLLSPAPFPDWPTTRHLLETEVIPGTRVAVVNSDPTADDRPEYAPSFDEGTQRWLPAHDLSTIFVSGNVMARGLTLEGLTTALFQRSSPAPFADTQMQMQRWFGYRGAYIELCRVFADRQQLSLFRAYHDIDEAVRIAITENMQAGAPDPAVLQGLGFLATGKIANLNTRPLSPGAKPFVRLVNSGRQPDPNAVLVASLFAGGASSDLVAGNSLRGRILDEPLTLTQAAEVLDGLNFEDYRPGRADNRIAEHWAQVRARVAAAAPLQAGDLYRAPSGMGQDDPVRSDCPYSIPAYMRLWDACLTRSVRGLFVTGQPGVRWSTANLTRKRQTQPRFWVGIRYGGGSPVNSGPLAALPFQIPTTAKCVEGGEMKTEWGSNNPKAGPTGYRGDEFFDYYHHNAPLPPAGGGTAWRPAGSDGLILFYVNEWNVQPHPSIAVGVCLPAGGPEQFAATKASALPI; encoded by the coding sequence ATGGGATCGGTCCAGTCCGGCAAGACGGCCTCCATGCTCGGCGTCTCGGCGCTCGCCCTCGACCATGAGGTCGACATCCTCGTGGTGCTCGCCGGCACGCGGATCTCGTTGTGGCGCCAGACGTATGAGCGTCTTATCAGCCAACTCGACGCCGGCGAAGGCACCGGCAGGGATGCGAGGCGCATCCTTCGCCCCGTTCCGGAGATCGCCCTAAGTGATGAGCAGGCAGATCTGCAGTCGGTGTACCACATGGCACCCAGCCCTGTGCGTCGCAGGCTGACAAAGCGTCAGCCAATCATCATTGTGGCGATGAAGCAGATCAACCACCTACATGCCCTTGCCCGATCCCTCCGCACTAATGTCTTCGACACGGTCAGCGAACTCGGCCGCCCTTTCCATATGCTTGTCCTGGACGACGAAGCCGACGACGGATCTATCCTGGACGCTGTCGTGGAGGCCGGACGTGATCCTGCACGCGACGACCTCAAGCAGATCCCTCGGGGCATCGCCAACCTCTGGGAATTCACCGATTCAGTCCCGGCCAACCTGTTCGCCACCTATATCGCCTACACGGCGACGCCGCAGGCCAACCTGCTGCAGGAGGACCACAATCCACTGGCTCCGCGGGACTTCCTCGTGTCCCTACGAACGCCCCTGGACTCCGGGCACGTGGTGGACCCCTCGAACCCCGTCGGTAACGTCACTGCGCCGCGGTCATCGACCTATCCCGAGCCGCTTGGGATGTCCGCCTACTACACCGGGGGAGAGGTCTTTTACCACCGCAGCGAATCTGCCGGACTGTGCTCCGCGACCACCGGCAACGCCGAACAAGACCTCGGGGAGGCGGTGAGGGCGTTCCTGGTTGCCGGCGCGGTCCGGCTCCACCGCTCGCGGCGACTGGGACCGCACTCGGCAATCAAGTCGACTTTCGACACCCGGGACGAGGCCGCAACGGCCACCTCCCCGCCCCACTCCATGTTGTACCACCCCTCGGCCAGCATCCAGGACCACTTCCGAGGCGCCGAGGACGTCTTGCTGTGGGCGGGGGTGGCCGACCGAGGAGAAGCACGAGCGATGCTGGAGTCCGGCCGCGCCGGCTTGCCCGGCTCGCTGGTCGCCCGGATGCGCTCGCAGGAGGCGCAGTGGGAGGCATGGCTCGAGTGGTACCAATCGTCGGCCCGGGGCATAGCAGGCGAGTTCAATCTGCTCAGTCCTGCACCGTTTCCTGACTGGCCCACCACCCGCCACCTCCTTGAAACCGAGGTCATCCCGGGCACGCGCGTCGCAGTCGTGAACAGCGACCCGACCGCTGACGATCGGCCCGAGTACGCTCCGTCATTCGACGAGGGCACACAGAGGTGGCTGCCCGCGCACGACCTGTCTACTATCTTCGTCTCTGGCAACGTCATGGCGCGCGGCCTGACCCTTGAGGGCCTGACCACCGCCCTGTTTCAGCGGTCCTCGCCGGCGCCGTTCGCAGACACCCAGATGCAGATGCAGCGCTGGTTTGGGTACCGGGGCGCGTACATCGAGTTGTGCAGGGTCTTTGCCGACCGACAGCAACTCAGCCTGTTCCGGGCCTATCACGACATTGACGAGGCGGTCCGCATCGCCATCACCGAGAATATGCAGGCCGGTGCGCCCGACCCCGCAGTCCTGCAGGGTCTCGGCTTCCTCGCCACCGGCAAGATCGCAAACCTCAACACGCGGCCGTTGAGCCCGGGTGCCAAGCCGTTCGTTCGGCTCGTCAACTCAGGCAGGCAGCCCGATCCCAACGCCGTGCTCGTCGCCAGCCTGTTCGCCGGTGGCGCGTCGTCGGACCTGGTGGCAGGTAACAGCCTCCGCGGCCGTATCCTCGATGAGCCCCTGACGCTGACGCAGGCCGCGGAAGTGCTCGATGGACTCAACTTCGAGGACTATCGGCCCGGGAGAGCCGATAATCGGATCGCCGAGCACTGGGCCCAGGTGCGGGCCCGAGTTGCCGCCGCTGCTCCCCTGCAGGCCGGAGACCTCTACCGCGCACCGTCGGGCATGGGTCAAGACGATCCAGTCCGCTCGGACTGCCCTTACTCGATCCCCGCCTACATGAGGCTGTGGGACGCCTGTCTCACGCGTTCTGTCCGTGGCCTTTTCGTGACCGGCCAGCCTGGCGTCAGGTGGTCCACGGCGAACCTAACCCGCAAGCGGCAGACCCAGCCCCGTTTCTGGGTGGGCATCCGCTACGGCGGCGGATCACCCGTCAACTCTGGTCCGCTGGCAGCCCTGCCCTTCCAGATTCCGACCACAGCCAAGTGCGTTGAGGGCGGCGAGATGAAGACCGAGTGGGGGTCCAACAACCCCAAGGCCGGCCCCACTGGTTACCGAGGCGACGAGTTCTTCGACTACTACCATCACAACGCGCCGCTACCTCCCGCCGGTGGTGGGACTGCTTGGCGGCCAGCTGGCTCCGACGGGTTGATTCTTTTCTACGTCAACGAGTGGAATGTCCAGCCGCACCCCAGCATCGCGGTCGGTGTCTGTCTGCCCGCCGGGGGCCCAGAGCAGTTCGCAGCCACCAAGGCGAGCGCACTCCCCATCTGA
- a CDS encoding PD-(D/E)XK motif protein yields the protein MDTYESVLDQILSVPDAPSGLARDIHWLNESQALAVARDQAGRLEVFLPGERLEPRTATVREALQHHDWHRDSGPLLSANRILLPALGHFDQVGSFICTELLRNGAEDDMVQAFSLTEPIIELAIRRLQISEGAMLGLAGELLILNSLVHEADDPQVGTVLQSWAGWHRSQRDFAWNRVGVEVKTTKRVSSSHMVQGVHQVDAIADTDDGPGEGRLLLVSIGLANAAASSNTFSIPMLVDRILDRLSSTGNTALADSLLQHLAAYGSESGFGYDHQTMSRDAPFTDSYATTFCRGYDMSDPAIEVLRHDTVAAHHHVDAQSLRFTINLPAIISGQNPVNGANQIARNILD from the coding sequence ATGGACACCTACGAGTCCGTCCTGGACCAGATTTTGTCGGTCCCCGACGCCCCATCGGGCCTCGCCAGGGACATCCATTGGCTCAACGAGTCCCAGGCGCTCGCCGTGGCGCGCGACCAGGCCGGCCGCCTGGAGGTCTTCCTGCCGGGTGAACGGTTGGAGCCCCGAACCGCGACGGTGCGCGAGGCCCTGCAGCACCATGACTGGCACAGGGACTCCGGGCCCTTACTGAGCGCAAACCGCATCTTGCTACCAGCTCTTGGCCACTTCGATCAAGTCGGTTCGTTCATCTGCACCGAATTGCTGCGCAATGGTGCGGAGGACGACATGGTCCAGGCCTTCAGCCTCACCGAGCCAATCATTGAGTTGGCGATCAGGCGCCTCCAGATTTCAGAGGGCGCCATGCTCGGACTCGCCGGCGAACTGCTCATCCTCAACTCGCTGGTCCACGAGGCCGACGACCCGCAGGTCGGGACGGTGCTGCAGTCCTGGGCGGGCTGGCACCGCTCGCAGCGTGACTTCGCCTGGAACCGGGTCGGCGTCGAGGTCAAGACTACGAAGCGCGTCAGTTCGAGCCACATGGTCCAAGGCGTCCACCAGGTCGATGCCATCGCTGACACCGACGACGGCCCCGGCGAGGGCCGCCTTCTGCTGGTGAGCATCGGTCTGGCCAACGCTGCCGCCAGCAGCAACACCTTCTCCATCCCCATGCTTGTCGATCGCATCCTGGATCGCCTCAGCTCGACCGGCAATACGGCTTTGGCTGACTCCTTACTCCAACACTTGGCGGCCTACGGTTCTGAGTCCGGCTTTGGCTACGACCACCAGACCATGTCTCGGGACGCGCCTTTCACCGACTCCTACGCCACGACGTTCTGCCGTGGTTATGACATGAGCGATCCGGCCATCGAGGTGCTGCGCCACGACACTGTGGCCGCCCACCATCACGTCGACGCCCAATCGCTCAGGTTTACGATCAACCTCCCAGCCATCATCAGTGGCCAGAACCCCGTCAACGGTGCCAACCAGATAGCCCGCAACATCCTCGACTGA
- a CDS encoding hemerythrin domain-containing protein — protein MSQIPAPEGRPRPAGQARGPCDASGMEDIHRMFRAGFGEGSQLVPSVADGDVAHADRVGDHLAMLSTMLHAHHEFEDENLWDRLSERAPACALHVDRMKDQHSTMLVHLRELDAALPAWRSSGRTSDALPVQEALAGINAALAAHLPDEEEHIVPVMERVLTQREINEAAVHGRRATPKGKTFAMLGAILAAQPDGGAAWARKHLPLPVRLVWRTIGRSRYEAGRAALRRREPGARGG, from the coding sequence ATGAGCCAGATCCCGGCACCTGAGGGCCGGCCGCGGCCGGCCGGGCAGGCCCGTGGCCCCTGCGACGCAAGCGGCATGGAGGACATCCACCGCATGTTCCGTGCCGGCTTCGGGGAGGGCTCGCAGCTGGTCCCCTCGGTGGCCGACGGTGATGTCGCACACGCTGACCGGGTGGGTGACCACCTCGCGATGCTCTCTACCATGCTGCACGCTCACCACGAGTTCGAGGACGAGAACCTGTGGGACAGGCTCAGCGAGCGGGCTCCGGCCTGCGCCCTGCACGTCGACCGGATGAAAGACCAGCATTCGACGATGCTCGTCCATCTCCGCGAGCTCGACGCGGCCCTGCCAGCCTGGCGGTCCAGCGGCCGGACAAGTGACGCCCTACCCGTGCAGGAGGCCCTGGCCGGGATCAACGCGGCGCTGGCCGCCCACCTCCCTGACGAGGAGGAGCACATCGTCCCGGTCATGGAGCGGGTGCTGACCCAGCGTGAGATTAACGAGGCCGCGGTGCACGGCCGGCGCGCAACGCCGAAAGGTAAGACCTTCGCCATGCTCGGGGCTATCCTCGCTGCTCAGCCCGACGGTGGCGCAGCCTGGGCGCGCAAGCACCTGCCCCTGCCGGTGCGGCTGGTCTGGCGGACGATCGGGCGGTCCAGGTACGAGGCGGGCCGCGCCGCCTTGAGACGGCGTGAGCCAGGCGCGCGCGGCGGGTAG
- a CDS encoding DUF5129 domain-containing protein, protein MSNLMRALVGGAASLGVMGTGVGLYAAQAPEHAASQVVVDDGAEILHEPTLREGIDGLRFHEPTDVAVFTHRGGAAALTDDRALNDAVLAHARESRTEWLSGDEQKWADDLYIFAVDPEGRLVGTYFGENRAVDEEAQMAIQDATKDDLGAGRWTEGAIVGVEEAADRMNAPFMRTTGGITVATVGSLAVLGGAGTWLGVGLHRARRSRAARAEGDERMANVVRDYETTELHARLIPEGSRYGGLMLRRYDEYQQGFRELTDLGNEARSIPERHYNRADSLERLTAYRDKARELDRLDDVIADTAALLNRDQAWPLAWQRQESPVREDLGRVGPMLDSDEMEDVRGRPEAQELREFASRALTRLDQLRGDLESRAVSPDDALDELRQMRDELSGCLDKLAGAVTEGLDAMSERKLMEHAMSRERGLRRHEPTILSTTNPMWTWYTVAAFTNGHSRGTSEVEQARAPSSGGSSSGYSGGGSFSGSGSSSRF, encoded by the coding sequence ATGTCGAACCTGATGAGAGCCCTGGTCGGAGGGGCGGCGTCGCTGGGCGTGATGGGCACCGGCGTCGGGCTGTATGCAGCACAGGCCCCGGAGCACGCTGCGAGCCAGGTGGTGGTGGACGACGGGGCGGAGATCCTGCACGAGCCGACCCTGCGTGAGGGCATCGATGGCCTTCGCTTTCACGAGCCCACCGACGTGGCCGTCTTCACCCATCGAGGCGGGGCGGCGGCGTTGACCGATGACCGGGCGCTTAACGACGCGGTGCTCGCCCACGCCCGTGAGTCGCGCACCGAGTGGCTGAGCGGCGATGAGCAGAAGTGGGCCGATGACCTCTACATCTTCGCCGTCGACCCCGAGGGGAGGCTGGTCGGGACCTACTTCGGTGAGAACCGCGCGGTCGATGAGGAGGCGCAGATGGCGATCCAGGACGCCACCAAGGACGACCTGGGCGCCGGCCGCTGGACAGAGGGAGCCATCGTGGGCGTCGAGGAGGCGGCCGACCGCATGAACGCCCCCTTCATGCGCACCACCGGCGGGATCACCGTCGCCACCGTTGGCTCGCTCGCCGTTCTCGGCGGAGCGGGCACCTGGCTCGGCGTCGGGCTGCACCGGGCCCGTCGCAGCCGTGCGGCCCGCGCCGAGGGCGACGAGCGGATGGCCAACGTGGTCCGCGACTACGAGACGACCGAGCTGCACGCCCGGCTCATCCCGGAGGGGTCGCGCTACGGCGGACTGATGCTGCGGCGGTATGACGAATATCAGCAGGGCTTCCGCGAGCTGACCGACCTGGGCAACGAGGCCCGCTCCATCCCCGAGCGCCACTACAACCGGGCCGACTCCCTGGAGCGGCTCACGGCATACCGGGACAAAGCCCGCGAGCTCGACCGGCTCGACGACGTGATCGCCGACACCGCCGCCCTCCTCAACCGCGACCAGGCCTGGCCCCTGGCGTGGCAGCGGCAGGAGTCCCCCGTCCGCGAGGACCTGGGGCGGGTCGGGCCCATGCTCGACTCGGACGAGATGGAGGACGTGCGCGGGAGGCCCGAGGCGCAGGAGCTGCGGGAGTTTGCCTCGCGGGCCCTGACCCGACTGGACCAGCTGCGGGGGGACCTGGAGTCCCGGGCGGTCTCCCCCGACGACGCGCTGGACGAGCTGCGCCAGATGCGCGATGAGCTGAGCGGCTGTCTGGACAAACTGGCCGGCGCGGTCACGGAAGGGCTAGACGCCATGTCCGAGCGGAAGCTGATGGAGCACGCGATGAGCAGGGAACGCGGGCTGCGCCGCCACGAGCCGACCATCCTCAGCACGACCAACCCGATGTGGACCTGGTACACCGTCGCCGCCTTCACGAACGGCCACTCCCGCGGCACCAGCGAGGTCGAGCAGGCACGCGCCCCCTCCTCGGGCGGGTCGTCGTCTGGCTACAGCGGCGGCGGCAGTTTCAGCGGATCGGGCAGCTCCTCACGCTTCTGA
- a CDS encoding DedA family protein, whose translation MIEALNAFIETHADSTWLLPVVLLICILDGILPPAPAEPTLVALGAVAAAEGQPNIMALMAVAAIGGFLGDNLTYTLGRYTRLGRLRESSRPKVRAFVTWISRLLLRRGGMIIIACRYVPGGRQMVNLTAGAMEFPRRRFILFDGLAVTTWAAYNVGIGALAGSWLEEQPLLGVLVALIAALVLGWLVERGVQWWRDRSGA comes from the coding sequence ATGATCGAGGCGCTGAACGCCTTCATCGAGACGCACGCCGACTCGACATGGTTGTTGCCCGTCGTGCTGCTCATCTGCATCCTCGACGGCATTCTGCCGCCCGCGCCCGCCGAGCCCACGCTGGTGGCACTGGGGGCGGTCGCGGCCGCGGAGGGCCAGCCCAACATCATGGCCCTGATGGCCGTGGCGGCGATCGGCGGCTTCCTGGGGGACAACCTCACCTACACCCTCGGCCGGTACACTCGGCTGGGCCGGCTCCGGGAGAGCAGCCGGCCCAAGGTGCGCGCCTTCGTCACCTGGATCAGTCGGCTCCTGCTGCGACGCGGCGGCATGATCATCATCGCCTGCCGCTACGTGCCGGGCGGCCGCCAGATGGTCAACCTCACCGCGGGCGCCATGGAGTTCCCCCGCCGGCGGTTCATCCTCTTTGATGGCCTCGCGGTGACCACCTGGGCGGCCTACAACGTCGGCATTGGGGCGCTGGCGGGGAGCTGGCTGGAGGAGCAACCCTTGCTGGGCGTCCTGGTGGCGCTGATCGCCGCGCTGGTGCTGGGCTGGCTGGTCGAGCGCGGAGTCCAGTGGTGGCGGGACCGCTCCGGGGCATAG
- a CDS encoding short-chain fatty acid transporter: MSAAAPETRGKSAPLARVMRPVNSLVERFIPSAFVFAVVLTFVVAIAALLLTDAGPVEVITGWGDGLAGLLAFMTQMALILLLGHTLANTGPVRKLLTRLGGVPKTVLQAYLFVFVIASLASLITWGLGLVVGVLLAKEVAAQGRERGLRLHFPMLVAAGYSGYVIWHMGYSASGPLTAATEGSFIAEQLGRTIPVGETIFTWWNIAAAVATIIVVGIALALVAPREGEQVIELDFDARDSHNVDLDDEVVTPADRVDASRVVTLLVGLALATYLVLHFANGGKLTLDIVNWTFLALILLLVRNTFELIALIKNAASNVGEILLQFPLYAGIMGIMATTGLITIFSDWVVSIANPTTFGVLAFLSAGVVNFFVPSGGGQFAVQSPVMLDAAERLGVDPAVAIMAIAYGDQWTNMIQPFWALPVLAIASLKMRDILGYTMVTLIASGIVFAAVLLLLGLGV; encoded by the coding sequence ATGTCAGCAGCTGCGCCAGAGACTCGGGGGAAGTCCGCCCCGCTCGCCCGGGTGATGCGCCCGGTGAACTCCCTCGTAGAGCGGTTCATCCCCAGCGCGTTCGTCTTCGCCGTCGTGCTGACCTTCGTCGTGGCTATCGCGGCCCTGCTGCTCACCGACGCCGGGCCGGTCGAGGTCATCACCGGCTGGGGCGACGGCCTGGCCGGGCTGCTGGCCTTCATGACTCAGATGGCGCTGATCCTCCTCCTGGGCCACACGCTGGCCAACACCGGCCCGGTGCGCAAGCTGCTCACCCGGCTGGGTGGGGTGCCGAAGACGGTGCTGCAGGCCTACCTGTTCGTCTTCGTCATCGCCTCCCTCGCCTCGCTCATCACCTGGGGGCTAGGCCTCGTCGTGGGTGTCCTGCTCGCCAAGGAGGTGGCCGCCCAGGGCCGGGAGCGTGGTCTGCGCCTGCACTTCCCGATGCTGGTGGCAGCCGGCTACTCCGGTTACGTGATCTGGCACATGGGCTACTCGGCCTCGGGCCCCCTCACCGCGGCCACCGAGGGCTCCTTCATCGCCGAGCAGCTGGGCCGGACCATCCCCGTCGGCGAGACGATCTTCACGTGGTGGAACATCGCCGCAGCCGTCGCGACGATCATTGTCGTCGGCATCGCCCTGGCCCTCGTGGCACCGCGTGAGGGCGAGCAGGTCATCGAGCTGGACTTCGACGCACGGGACTCCCACAACGTGGACCTGGACGACGAGGTCGTGACGCCGGCGGACCGGGTCGACGCAAGCCGGGTGGTGACCCTGCTGGTGGGCCTGGCCCTGGCCACCTACCTGGTGCTGCATTTCGCCAACGGTGGGAAGCTGACCCTCGACATCGTCAACTGGACCTTCCTGGCGCTGATCCTCCTGCTGGTGCGCAACACCTTCGAGCTGATCGCGCTGATCAAGAACGCGGCATCCAACGTCGGGGAGATCCTCCTGCAGTTCCCGCTGTACGCCGGGATCATGGGGATCATGGCCACGACCGGCCTCATCACCATCTTCTCCGACTGGGTGGTCAGCATCGCCAACCCGACCACGTTCGGCGTGCTCGCGTTCCTGTCGGCGGGTGTGGTGAATTTCTTCGTCCCCTCCGGGGGCGGGCAGTTCGCTGTGCAGAGCCCGGTCATGCTGGACGCCGCCGAGCGACTGGGTGTGGACCCCGCCGTGGCGATCATGGCGATCGCCTACGGCGACCAGTGGACCAACATGATCCAGCCGTTCTGGGCGCTGCCGGTGCTGGCGATCGCCAGCCTGAAGATGCGCGACATCCTCGGCTACACGATGGTGACCCTGATCGCCTCCGGGATCGTCTTCGCCGCCGTCCTGCTGCTCCTCGGTCTCGGGGTCTAG
- a CDS encoding ROK family transcriptional regulator, with amino-acid sequence MQTSDVFELLRDGHPRTKAQLAEAMGLARSTVAARIEVLLRLGLVIPHGGARSTGGRPPSLFAMNPSARVVAAVDLGATHAVAALTDLAGTVLAEIRAALDIADGPDVVLAWVAGAVEDLLARAKRPVRDLIAMGIGLPGPVEHSTGRPINPPIMPGWDRHDVPAHLQRTFPVPVLIDNDVNIMALGEQRTHLPDVPNLIFLKVATGIGAGIISGNQLQRGAQGTAGDLGHVRVAGADGVLCRCGNEGCLEAVAAGPALAAGLRELQVQAATTQDVIDLVRQGDRDALQVVRQAGRDIGEVVATSVNLLNPSVVVIGGRLADAGEHLLAGIREVVYQRSLPLATQHLQVVASRAGAHAGVLGAAFLAIDHALSPEAIEAASASVA; translated from the coding sequence GTGCAGACCAGCGACGTCTTCGAGCTTCTGCGCGACGGCCATCCACGGACGAAGGCGCAGTTGGCCGAGGCCATGGGGCTGGCCCGCTCGACCGTCGCCGCGCGGATCGAGGTGCTGCTGCGCCTGGGTCTGGTCATCCCCCACGGCGGTGCGAGGTCGACCGGCGGCCGACCTCCGTCGTTGTTCGCGATGAATCCCTCCGCGCGCGTCGTGGCGGCCGTCGACCTCGGCGCCACGCACGCCGTCGCCGCCCTGACCGATCTGGCCGGCACAGTGCTCGCCGAGATCCGCGCAGCACTGGACATCGCCGACGGCCCTGATGTCGTGCTGGCCTGGGTGGCGGGTGCAGTCGAGGACCTCCTGGCCCGGGCGAAGCGGCCGGTGCGCGACCTGATCGCGATGGGGATCGGTCTGCCCGGGCCGGTCGAGCACTCCACGGGCCGCCCGATCAACCCGCCGATCATGCCGGGCTGGGACCGGCATGACGTGCCGGCCCACCTGCAGCGCACCTTTCCTGTGCCGGTGCTCATCGACAACGACGTCAACATCATGGCGCTGGGCGAGCAGCGCACCCACCTGCCCGACGTGCCCAACCTCATCTTCCTCAAGGTGGCGACCGGCATCGGCGCGGGCATCATCTCCGGCAATCAACTGCAGCGTGGAGCCCAGGGCACGGCCGGCGACCTGGGACACGTGCGGGTGGCGGGTGCAGACGGCGTGCTGTGCCGCTGCGGCAACGAGGGTTGTCTGGAGGCGGTGGCCGCCGGGCCGGCGCTGGCTGCGGGCCTGCGGGAGCTCCAGGTGCAGGCGGCGACCACGCAGGACGTCATCGACCTGGTCCGCCAGGGCGATCGCGACGCGCTGCAGGTCGTGCGCCAAGCCGGCCGCGACATCGGCGAGGTGGTGGCGACGTCCGTCAACCTCCTCAACCCCTCGGTCGTCGTCATCGGCGGGCGCCTGGCCGACGCCGGCGAGCACCTGCTGGCAGGGATCCGTGAGGTCGTCTACCAGCGCTCCCTGCCGCTCGCCACCCAGCACCTGCAGGTCGTCGCCTCACGCGCCGGAGCACACGCCGGCGTGCTCGGCGCAGCGTTCCTTGCCATCGACCACGCGCTGTCACCCGAGGCGATCGAGGCCGCGAGCGCGAGCGTGGCCTGA
- a CDS encoding sugar ABC transporter ATP-binding protein, with the protein MTNDDDVAPDAAPPHATASTPPVLRARGLTKRFFGNAVLQDVDLDLHPGQVHGLVGENGAGKSTLMKLLAGVHHPDGGTIEMLGQTRSFSHPVQAQQSGLSTVFQEFNLLPDRTVAENVYLGREPRSGPLVDTRRMHRDTAALLDGLGVTGLSPSRTARSLSVAEQQIVEIAKAVSYDARIISMDEPTAALAGHEVDLLYRIISRLLERDVAILYVSHRLKEIFDLCDTITVLKDGRQVTTQPAAELDEAALVRLMVGRPISSFFPDAIPGTTLGEELLTLSGAGNGYVDGVDLSVRAGEIVGLAGLQGSGRTELVESIFGVHPFTRGTMTLRDRTVRTTSPRQAIRQGLALVTEDRKAKGLALNQSILDNALGVVRAVLPGRAARTRADMPGILSSLEVAARSLGQEVQFLSGGNQQKVVLARWLSTDPAVILMDEPTRGIDVGAKHAIYELLRQLAHRGVGVLMVSSDLPEVIGLSDRILVMRDGRLAGELPAGSSEEDVLALGTGVGEEVRSA; encoded by the coding sequence GTGACGAACGACGACGACGTCGCCCCCGACGCTGCACCGCCGCACGCGACCGCGAGCACTCCTCCCGTGCTGCGCGCCCGCGGCCTCACCAAGCGGTTCTTCGGCAACGCCGTGCTCCAGGACGTCGACCTGGACCTGCATCCCGGCCAGGTCCACGGCCTGGTCGGCGAGAACGGTGCCGGCAAGTCCACGCTGATGAAGCTGCTCGCCGGCGTGCACCACCCCGACGGCGGCACCATCGAGATGCTGGGCCAGACCCGCTCCTTCAGCCACCCCGTCCAGGCGCAGCAGTCCGGTCTGTCGACCGTCTTCCAGGAGTTCAACCTGCTGCCGGACCGCACGGTCGCCGAGAATGTCTACCTCGGTCGGGAGCCCCGCAGCGGACCGCTCGTCGACACCCGCCGCATGCACCGCGACACCGCCGCCCTCCTCGACGGTCTCGGCGTGACGGGGCTGTCGCCGAGCCGGACCGCGCGTTCGCTGTCGGTCGCCGAGCAGCAGATCGTCGAGATCGCCAAGGCGGTCAGCTACGACGCCCGGATCATCTCGATGGACGAGCCGACCGCCGCGCTCGCCGGCCACGAGGTCGACCTGCTCTACCGCATCATCTCGCGCCTGCTCGAGCGTGACGTCGCGATCCTCTACGTCTCCCACCGGCTCAAGGAGATCTTCGACCTCTGCGACACGATCACCGTCCTTAAGGACGGCCGCCAGGTGACCACGCAGCCGGCGGCGGAGCTGGACGAGGCCGCCCTCGTGCGGCTCATGGTCGGCCGCCCCATCTCCTCCTTCTTCCCCGACGCGATCCCCGGCACCACCCTCGGGGAGGAGCTGCTCACCCTCAGCGGCGCGGGCAACGGGTATGTGGACGGCGTAGACCTGAGCGTGCGCGCCGGTGAGATCGTCGGCCTGGCGGGTCTGCAGGGCTCCGGGCGCACCGAGCTCGTCGAGAGCATCTTCGGGGTCCACCCCTTCACCCGCGGCACCATGACCCTGCGCGACCGGACGGTGCGCACCACCTCACCCCGCCAGGCGATCCGCCAGGGTCTGGCACTGGTGACCGAGGACCGCAAGGCCAAGGGGCTGGCGCTCAACCAGTCGATCCTGGACAACGCCCTGGGCGTGGTCCGCGCCGTCCTCCCCGGACGGGCGGCCCGCACCCGCGCCGACATGCCCGGCATCCTGTCCTCGCTCGAGGTCGCCGCCCGCTCGCTCGGGCAAGAGGTCCAGTTCCTCTCCGGCGGCAACCAGCAGAAGGTCGTCCTGGCGCGCTGGCTCAGCACCGACCCGGCGGTCATCCTCATGGACGAACCGACCCGCGGCATCGACGTGGGCGCCAAGCACGCGATCTACGAGCTGCTGCGCCAGCTCGCCCACCGCGGTGTCGGCGTGCTCATGGTCTCCAGCGACCTGCCCGAGGTCATCGGCCTGTCCGACCGGATCCTGGTGATGCGCGACGGCCGGCTCGCCGGTGAGCTGCCCGCGGGCAGCTCCGAGGAGGACGTCCTCGCGCTGGGCACCGGGGTTGGCGAGGAGGTGCGCAGCGCATGA